In a single window of the Shumkonia mesophila genome:
- a CDS encoding FadR/GntR family transcriptional regulator: MTDPEAAARFSAVRRRKALPEEIAQVLEREIADGTMQRGERLPTEAELSVQFGVSRNVLREAIARLKRDGLIQTRQGLGAFVTENPPSLAYRIGTENLSAQDDLRYVFELRAEVETGAAALAAERRSEAQLARIRETVNEMAEAVSHGADGVAADAAFHRAIAESSNNPYYRDFMIFLAVSVTQSIAVARRHSARFDEWTPKVQREHEHIYEAIAGRDAEAARKAVRTHLTRAAHRLGLIDRTDEPS; this comes from the coding sequence ATGACCGACCCCGAAGCAGCAGCGCGGTTTTCCGCGGTGAGGCGCCGTAAAGCCTTGCCCGAGGAGATCGCCCAGGTGCTGGAGCGCGAGATCGCCGACGGAACGATGCAGCGCGGCGAGCGCCTGCCGACCGAGGCCGAGCTGTCGGTGCAGTTCGGGGTCAGCCGCAACGTGCTGCGCGAGGCCATCGCCCGGCTCAAGCGCGACGGCCTGATCCAGACCCGCCAGGGCCTTGGCGCCTTCGTGACCGAGAACCCGCCCAGCCTGGCCTATCGCATCGGCACCGAGAATCTGTCGGCCCAGGACGACCTGCGCTATGTCTTCGAGCTGCGCGCCGAGGTCGAGACCGGCGCCGCCGCCCTGGCCGCCGAGCGCCGCAGCGAGGCGCAGCTGGCCCGCATCCGCGAGACGGTGAACGAGATGGCCGAGGCGGTGTCCCACGGCGCCGACGGGGTGGCCGCCGACGCCGCCTTTCATCGCGCCATCGCGGAATCCTCCAACAACCCCTACTACCGCGACTTCATGATCTTCCTGGCGGTCAGCGTCACCCAGAGCATCGCCGTGGCGCGCCGCCATTCGGCCCGCTTCGACGAATGGACGCCCAAGGTGCAGCGCGAGCACGAGCACATCTACGAGGCCATCGCCGGCCGCGACGCCGAGGCGGCGCGCAAGGCCGTGCGCACGCACCTGACCCGGGCCGCCCACCGCCTGGGCCTGATCGACCGCACCGACGAGCCTTCCTGA
- a CDS encoding DMT family transporter produces MPFRSLPPAPVGGNLPGIGKMLLAGVFFATMHLAIRHVANDGIHAFEIAFFRNLFGLLVVVPWIVRYGLGVLKTTRLDLHGIRAVVGTFSMLAGFYALAVAPLAQVTALGFSAPIFSTLLAIAFWGEKVGIRRWSAILFGFAGTLVTVKSGFSGGAIDLGLALAIFSAVGSGVGIILIKVSSRTDSAVTITAYMSLLMAPIGLFPALYVWTWPTWEQIAWLVFIGVSGNIGQILYTRSLHDGDTNVVMTFDYMRLIWIAGLAFLAYDQIPDRYTWAGGTMIFASAAYIAYRERFHRQIPKPPAA; encoded by the coding sequence ATGCCCTTTCGTTCCCTTCCTCCCGCCCCCGTCGGCGGCAACCTTCCCGGCATCGGCAAGATGCTGCTGGCCGGCGTTTTCTTCGCCACCATGCACCTCGCCATTCGCCACGTCGCCAACGACGGCATTCACGCCTTCGAGATCGCCTTCTTCCGCAACCTGTTCGGCCTGCTGGTGGTGGTGCCGTGGATCGTGCGCTACGGCCTGGGAGTGCTGAAGACGACCCGGCTGGACCTGCACGGCATCCGCGCCGTAGTCGGGACCTTCAGCATGCTGGCCGGGTTCTATGCCCTCGCCGTGGCACCCCTGGCGCAGGTCACGGCGCTGGGATTCTCGGCCCCCATCTTCTCCACCCTTCTGGCCATCGCCTTCTGGGGCGAGAAGGTCGGCATCCGCCGCTGGTCGGCCATCCTGTTCGGTTTCGCCGGCACCCTGGTCACCGTCAAGTCGGGGTTCAGCGGCGGCGCCATCGATCTGGGGCTGGCGCTCGCCATCTTCTCGGCGGTCGGCTCGGGCGTCGGCATCATCCTCATCAAGGTATCGTCGCGCACCGACTCGGCGGTCACCATCACCGCCTACATGTCGCTGTTGATGGCGCCAATCGGCCTGTTTCCGGCCCTCTACGTCTGGACCTGGCCGACCTGGGAGCAGATCGCCTGGCTGGTTTTCATCGGCGTCTCCGGCAACATCGGCCAGATTCTCTATACCCGCTCGCTCCACGACGGCGATACCAATGTGGTGATGACCTTCGACTACATGCGCCTGATCTGGATCGCCGGACTGGCTTTCCTGGCCTACGACCAGATCCCCGACCGCTATACCTGGGCCGGCGGCACCATGATCTTCGCCTCCGCCGCCTACATCGCCTACCGCGAGCGGTTCCACCGCCAGATCCCGAAGCCGCCGGCCGCCTGA
- a CDS encoding VWA domain-containing protein, with translation MSGDDKLPSTDSSGADVEAFLRKVAATPVSMAPGQRGRLIFALDATASRQPTWDRAAQIQAEMFVETAGLGGLEMQLAFYRGFGEFKVSPWLAQSAPMLRMMTSVYCLAGETQIRKVLSHAVNETRNRKVNALVFVGDCVEEDIDQLGSVAGELGLLGVPAFMFHEGADPVAEFAFKQIAKLTNGACCRFDASSAHVLKDLLSAVAVYAAGGRKALDNLARKRGGEVLKIAHQVRGG, from the coding sequence ATGAGCGGCGACGACAAGCTTCCCAGCACGGACTCCTCGGGGGCCGATGTGGAGGCTTTCCTGCGAAAGGTGGCGGCCACCCCGGTCTCGATGGCGCCGGGGCAGCGCGGCCGCCTGATTTTCGCGCTCGACGCCACCGCCAGCCGCCAGCCGACCTGGGATCGCGCCGCGCAGATCCAGGCCGAGATGTTCGTGGAAACGGCCGGCCTTGGGGGGCTCGAGATGCAGCTCGCCTTCTATCGCGGATTCGGCGAGTTCAAGGTCAGCCCGTGGCTTGCCCAGTCGGCGCCGATGTTGCGGATGATGACGTCGGTGTACTGTCTGGCCGGTGAAACGCAGATCCGCAAGGTTCTCTCCCATGCCGTCAATGAAACCCGCAACCGCAAGGTCAACGCCCTGGTCTTCGTCGGCGATTGCGTGGAAGAAGACATCGACCAGTTGGGCAGCGTGGCCGGCGAGCTGGGGTTGCTGGGCGTGCCCGCCTTCATGTTCCACGAGGGGGCCGACCCGGTTGCCGAGTTCGCGTTCAAGCAGATCGCCAAGCTGACCAACGGGGCCTGTTGCCGCTTCGATGCCAGCAGCGCCCACGTGCTGAAGGACCTGCTCAGCGCCGTTGCCGTCTATGCGGCGGGGGGGCGCAAGGCCTTGGACAACCTGGCCAGGAAGCGCGGCGGCGAGGTGCTGAAGATCGCGCACCAGGTGAGAGGCGGATAG
- a CDS encoding DnaJ domain-containing protein: MALLAGLIVAGRWFVTADPKTLAKALKWVAGAVVVAIIVSLAATGRLGWAIMALPALLPWLARARAVHRAARNFSRMSAGMMGGGGTGRTSEVRTRFLKMVLDHDSGIMNGEVIDGTHSGRRLDDLSLAELLDLLNACHLQDAQSAQVLETYLDRVHPDWRERVQAAGAGAGTGGGPGTPVPGGMSREEAYQVLGLEPGASDDDIKAAHHRLIANLHPDRGGSTYLAAKINQAKDVLLGE; this comes from the coding sequence ATGGCCTTGCTTGCCGGTCTGATCGTGGCCGGTCGCTGGTTCGTTACCGCCGATCCCAAGACCCTGGCGAAGGCGTTGAAGTGGGTCGCAGGCGCCGTCGTCGTGGCCATTATCGTGTCGCTGGCGGCGACCGGCCGCCTGGGGTGGGCGATCATGGCGCTGCCCGCCCTGCTGCCGTGGCTGGCGCGGGCCCGCGCCGTGCATCGCGCCGCCAGGAACTTCTCGCGGATGTCGGCCGGCATGATGGGCGGCGGCGGCACCGGTCGCACGTCGGAAGTGCGCACGCGCTTTCTGAAGATGGTGCTCGACCACGATTCGGGCATCATGAACGGCGAGGTCATCGACGGAACCCATAGCGGGCGCCGGCTCGACGACCTGTCGTTGGCCGAGTTGCTGGACCTGTTGAACGCCTGCCACCTGCAAGACGCGCAGTCGGCCCAGGTTCTCGAAACCTATCTCGATCGCGTGCACCCGGACTGGCGCGAACGCGTCCAGGCGGCGGGCGCCGGCGCCGGGACCGGCGGCGGCCCCGGAACCCCCGTTCCCGGCGGCATGAGCCGCGAGGAGGCCTACCAGGTGCTGGGCCTGGAGCCGGGCGCCAGCGACGACGACATCAAGGCGGCGCACCACCGCCTGATCGCCAACCTGCACCCCGACCGCGGCGGCTCCACCTACCTGGCGGCGAAGATCAACCAGGCGAAGGACGTCCTGCTGGGGGAATGA
- a CDS encoding shikimate dehydrogenase family protein has protein sequence MTTPPPISGTTRLYGIVGDPVEQVRSPDVFNAHFAERGVDAVFLPLRVEAAGVGAALAGFAALANLDGLVVTIPHKLAFAALMDEVGPHGRRVGAVNAVRRTPAGGWAGELFDGLGFVEGLRGQGIDPAGLSYLVFGAGGAGAAIAGALLDVAPGRIAIADPVPGRAEALCRKLRTGAPGLAIEPAGSEVDPGAFDAVVNATPLGMKADDPLPVDPGRLRPGMLVCEAVMKPPVTRLLREAEKRGCRVQPGRHMLDGQFPLFLNFFGLPR, from the coding sequence GTGACCACTCCCCCGCCGATTTCGGGAACGACGCGGCTTTACGGCATCGTCGGCGACCCCGTCGAGCAGGTCCGCTCGCCCGACGTGTTCAACGCCCACTTCGCCGAACGGGGGGTGGATGCCGTATTCCTGCCCCTGCGCGTCGAAGCCGCAGGCGTCGGGGCGGCCCTGGCCGGCTTCGCGGCGCTGGCCAATCTGGACGGCCTCGTCGTCACCATCCCCCACAAGTTGGCTTTCGCCGCCCTGATGGACGAGGTGGGGCCGCACGGCCGCCGGGTCGGCGCCGTCAACGCCGTGCGCCGCACGCCGGCGGGCGGCTGGGCGGGCGAGCTGTTCGACGGCCTTGGCTTCGTCGAGGGGTTGCGCGGCCAGGGCATCGATCCGGCCGGACTGTCCTACCTGGTGTTCGGGGCCGGCGGTGCCGGCGCCGCCATCGCGGGCGCCCTGCTGGATGTGGCGCCCGGCCGCATCGCCATCGCCGACCCGGTTCCCGGCCGCGCCGAGGCGCTGTGCCGCAAACTGCGGACGGGCGCGCCCGGCCTCGCCATCGAGCCTGCGGGGTCGGAGGTTGACCCCGGAGCCTTCGATGCCGTGGTCAACGCGACGCCCTTGGGCATGAAGGCGGACGATCCGCTGCCGGTCGATCCCGGCCGGCTTCGGCCCGGTATGCTGGTCTGCGAGGCGGTGATGAAACCGCCGGTGACGCGCCTGCTTCGCGAAGCCGAGAAACGCGGCTGCCGCGTCCAGCCGGGCCGCCACATGCTGGACGGCCAGTTCCCCCTGTTCCTGAACTTTTTCGGGCTGCCGCGCTGA
- the galU gene encoding UTP--glucose-1-phosphate uridylyltransferase GalU, with the protein MVRPVRKAVFPVAGLGTRFLPATKAMPKEMLTIVDRPLIQYAVEEAQAAGIEELILITGRGKTVMADHFDHSFELAQVLKDRGKTEALKQITDLLPEPGQMSFIRQQQPLGLGHAVWCARNFIQGEPFAVILADDLILAKPGVLTQMVEAYNEVGGNVVAVEDVPRQYTNRYGILDVESDDGRLARAKGLVEKPDPSVAPSTLSIIGRYILQPEVFDHLAKKERGAGGEIQLTDAIAKTIGTVPFHGYRFMGERFDCGQRRGFIEANIAFAMQVDDLRDQVIELLRKYA; encoded by the coding sequence ATGGTCCGACCCGTTCGCAAGGCCGTCTTCCCGGTGGCCGGCCTTGGCACCCGGTTTCTTCCCGCCACCAAGGCCATGCCCAAGGAAATGCTGACGATCGTCGACAGGCCGCTGATCCAGTACGCGGTCGAGGAGGCGCAGGCGGCGGGGATCGAGGAACTGATCCTTATCACCGGACGCGGCAAGACGGTGATGGCCGACCATTTCGACCACAGTTTCGAACTGGCGCAAGTGCTCAAGGATCGCGGCAAGACCGAGGCGTTGAAGCAGATCACCGACCTCCTGCCCGAGCCGGGGCAGATGTCGTTCATCCGCCAGCAGCAGCCGTTGGGCCTCGGCCATGCCGTGTGGTGCGCCCGCAATTTCATCCAGGGCGAGCCCTTCGCCGTCATCCTGGCCGACGACCTGATCCTGGCCAAGCCGGGGGTGCTGACCCAGATGGTCGAGGCCTACAACGAGGTCGGCGGCAACGTGGTGGCGGTCGAGGACGTGCCGCGCCAATACACCAACCGCTACGGCATCCTGGACGTCGAGAGCGACGACGGCAGGCTGGCCCGGGCCAAGGGCCTGGTCGAAAAGCCGGACCCGTCGGTGGCGCCCTCGACGTTGTCGATCATCGGGCGCTACATCCTGCAGCCCGAGGTTTTCGACCACCTGGCCAAGAAGGAACGCGGCGCCGGCGGCGAAATCCAGCTGACCGACGCCATCGCCAAGACCATCGGCACGGTGCCGTTCCACGGTTACCGTTTCATGGGCGAGCGTTTCGACTGCGGCCAGCGGCGCGGCTTCATCGAGGCCAACATCGCGTTCGCCATGCAGGTGGACGACCTGCGCGACCAGGTGATCGAGCTTCTCAGGAAATACGCGTGA
- a CDS encoding UDP-glucose dehydrogenase family protein, with amino-acid sequence MRVAMIGTGYVGLVSGACFSEFGVNVVCVDKDTAKIDRLKQGGIPIYEPGLEDLVAGNVKSGRLSFTTDLADAVKGADAVFIAVGTPTRRGDGHADLSYVYAAAREIAAALNGYTVIVNKSTVPVGTGDEVERIIREARPDADFDVVSNPEFLREGSAINDFMRPNRVVIGTESERARQVMRQLYRPLFLIETPIVFTSRTTSELIKYAANTFLATKITFINEIADLCEVVGANVQDVAKGIGLDGRIGGKFLHAGPGYGGSCFPKDTLALVHTAQDAGRPLRIVEAVVDINTRRKKAMAERVIVACGGAVKGKTVAVLGVTFKPNTDDMRDAPSLDIVPALQAAGARVRAYDPEGMAEAKPLLKDVEWCDDAYATLPKADVVVIITEWNEFRLLDFKRVKSLMTRPVMVDLRNIYNPAEMAAAGFHYTSIGRATARTPEAVAGELS; translated from the coding sequence ATGCGCGTCGCAATGATCGGCACCGGGTATGTCGGGCTGGTTTCGGGCGCCTGCTTTTCCGAGTTCGGGGTCAACGTCGTTTGCGTCGACAAGGACACCGCCAAGATTGACCGCCTGAAGCAGGGCGGCATCCCGATCTACGAGCCCGGGCTCGAGGATCTGGTGGCGGGCAACGTCAAGTCGGGGCGGTTGTCCTTCACCACCGACTTGGCGGACGCCGTCAAGGGGGCCGACGCCGTGTTCATCGCCGTCGGCACGCCGACGCGCCGCGGCGACGGCCATGCCGACCTTTCCTACGTCTACGCCGCGGCGCGCGAGATCGCGGCGGCGCTCAACGGCTATACCGTCATCGTCAACAAGTCGACGGTGCCCGTGGGAACCGGCGACGAGGTGGAGCGGATCATCCGCGAGGCCAGGCCCGACGCCGACTTCGACGTGGTGTCGAATCCCGAGTTCCTGCGCGAAGGCTCGGCCATCAACGACTTCATGCGCCCCAACAGGGTGGTCATCGGCACCGAATCGGAGCGGGCCCGCCAGGTGATGCGCCAGCTCTACCGGCCGCTGTTCCTCATCGAGACGCCGATCGTCTTCACCTCGCGCACCACGTCGGAACTCATCAAGTACGCGGCCAACACCTTCCTCGCCACCAAGATCACCTTCATCAACGAGATCGCCGATCTCTGCGAAGTGGTCGGCGCCAACGTCCAGGACGTCGCCAAGGGCATCGGCCTGGACGGGCGCATCGGCGGCAAGTTCCTGCATGCCGGCCCCGGCTACGGCGGGTCGTGCTTTCCCAAGGACACGCTGGCCCTGGTCCACACCGCCCAGGACGCCGGGCGGCCGCTGCGCATCGTCGAGGCGGTGGTCGACATCAATACCCGGCGCAAGAAGGCGATGGCGGAGCGCGTCATCGTCGCCTGCGGCGGGGCCGTGAAGGGCAAGACGGTGGCCGTGCTGGGTGTCACCTTCAAGCCGAACACCGACGACATGCGCGACGCGCCCAGCCTCGACATCGTGCCGGCCCTGCAGGCGGCGGGCGCGCGGGTGCGCGCCTACGACCCCGAGGGCATGGCCGAGGCGAAGCCGCTGCTCAAGGACGTGGAGTGGTGCGACGACGCCTACGCGACCTTGCCCAAGGCCGACGTCGTGGTCATCATTACGGAATGGAACGAGTTCCGGCTGCTCGACTTCAAGCGGGTCAAGTCGCTGATGACGCGGCCGGTCATGGTGGACCTGCGCAACATCTACAATCCGGCCGAGATGGCGGCGGCGGGATTCCACTATACCTCCATCGGCCGGGCCACGGCCCGGACGCCTGAAGCGGTAGCGGGAGAACTGTCATGA
- the pgmG gene encoding phosphoglucomutase/phosphomannomutase PgmG has product MTGARTLDPTILREYDIRGIVGKTLAADDVRTVGRAFGSIVARAGGHRVVVGYDGRLSSPELEAALVEGLAACGLTVCRVGRGPTPMLYYASHAVGADGAVMITGSHNPPEYNGIKMVLKGKSFFGADIQRLGRIAAAGDFVNGPGKATDHRVTEAYVERLLEGMDFGRPKSVVWDPGNGSSGEVLRRVVDRLPGRHVVINETIDGTFPAHHPDPTVEKNLVQLKDAVKAEKADFGIAFDGDGDRIGMVDSEGRVLWGDQLLAILAADVLADVPGSIIIADVKASQVLFDEVARLGGKPLMWKTGHSLIKAKMAETGCPLAGEMSGHIFFGHRYYGYDDALYAALRMLSIAGRSDTSVAAMRDRLPQMVNTPEMRFPCPEARKFAVIDEVKGRLAGKSGIKVHDIDGVRVQSADGWWLLRASNTQDVLVARCEAADKAGLERLKATLVEQVEASGIEAPDFD; this is encoded by the coding sequence ATGACCGGGGCCAGAACATTAGATCCCACCATCCTTCGCGAGTACGACATCCGCGGCATCGTCGGCAAGACGCTGGCCGCCGATGACGTGCGCACCGTCGGGCGCGCCTTCGGCAGCATCGTCGCCCGGGCGGGCGGCCACCGGGTGGTGGTCGGCTACGACGGAAGGCTCAGCTCTCCCGAGCTCGAGGCGGCGCTGGTCGAAGGGCTGGCCGCCTGCGGGCTTACGGTGTGCCGGGTCGGCCGCGGGCCGACGCCGATGCTTTATTACGCCTCGCACGCGGTGGGGGCGGACGGCGCGGTGATGATCACCGGCTCGCACAACCCGCCCGAATACAACGGCATCAAGATGGTGCTGAAGGGCAAGTCCTTCTTCGGGGCCGACATCCAGCGCCTGGGGCGCATCGCGGCGGCCGGCGACTTCGTCAACGGTCCCGGCAAGGCCACCGACCATCGGGTCACCGAGGCCTACGTCGAGCGCCTGCTCGAAGGCATGGATTTCGGGCGGCCGAAAAGCGTCGTCTGGGACCCCGGAAACGGCTCGTCGGGCGAGGTGCTGCGCCGCGTCGTCGACCGCCTGCCGGGCCGCCACGTCGTCATCAACGAAACCATCGACGGCACCTTCCCGGCCCACCATCCCGACCCGACGGTGGAAAAGAATCTGGTCCAGCTCAAGGACGCGGTGAAGGCCGAGAAGGCCGATTTCGGCATCGCTTTCGACGGCGACGGCGACCGCATCGGCATGGTCGATTCCGAGGGCCGGGTGCTGTGGGGCGACCAGTTGCTGGCCATCCTGGCGGCCGACGTGTTGGCCGACGTGCCGGGCTCGATCATCATCGCCGACGTCAAGGCCAGCCAGGTTTTGTTCGACGAGGTGGCGCGCCTGGGCGGCAAGCCCTTGATGTGGAAGACTGGGCATTCGCTGATCAAGGCCAAGATGGCCGAAACCGGCTGCCCGCTGGCCGGCGAGATGAGCGGCCACATCTTCTTCGGCCACCGCTACTACGGTTACGACGACGCCCTTTACGCGGCGCTGCGCATGCTCTCCATCGCCGGGCGTTCCGACACCAGCGTCGCCGCCATGCGCGACCGCCTGCCGCAGATGGTGAATACGCCCGAGATGCGCTTTCCGTGCCCGGAGGCGCGCAAGTTCGCCGTCATCGACGAGGTGAAGGGGCGCTTGGCCGGCAAGAGCGGCATCAAGGTCCACGACATCGACGGCGTGCGCGTGCAGTCGGCCGACGGCTGGTGGCTGCTTAGGGCCTCGAACACCCAGGACGTGCTGGTCGCCCGCTGCGAGGCGGCCGACAAGGCGGGCTTGGAGCGGCTCAAGGCAACCCTGGTCGAACAGGTCGAGGCCAGCGGCATCGAGGCGCCCGACTTCGACTGA
- a CDS encoding response regulator transcription factor, whose product MTVTGSRILVVDDEPQILKFLEISLTAYGYEVEQAASGEEALQVAAIKQPDLVILDLGLPGISGHDVIARIREWSQVPIIVLSVREAESEKIRALDLGATDYVTKPFGIGELMARIRAILRDQSSGQHEDKAVIEVGDLHIDLALRRITVGEREVKLTKREFDVLWYLARHADRIVTHQQLLREVWGPAQEHETHYLRVYIRHLRQKLGDDSSHPRYIGNEPGVGYRLLVPPDPA is encoded by the coding sequence ATGACCGTGACAGGCAGCCGCATCCTCGTCGTCGACGACGAGCCGCAGATCCTCAAATTCCTGGAAATCAGCCTTACCGCCTACGGCTACGAGGTCGAGCAGGCGGCGAGCGGCGAAGAGGCGTTGCAGGTGGCCGCCATCAAGCAGCCGGACCTTGTCATCCTCGACCTCGGGCTTCCCGGCATCAGCGGCCACGATGTCATCGCCCGCATCCGCGAATGGTCGCAGGTGCCGATCATCGTGCTTTCGGTGCGCGAGGCCGAATCCGAAAAAATCAGGGCGCTCGATCTGGGGGCCACCGACTACGTCACCAAGCCGTTCGGCATCGGCGAACTGATGGCCCGCATCCGGGCGATCTTGCGCGACCAGTCGAGCGGCCAGCACGAGGACAAGGCGGTCATCGAGGTGGGCGACCTGCACATCGACTTGGCGCTGCGCCGCATTACGGTTGGCGAGCGCGAGGTCAAGCTGACCAAGCGGGAATTCGACGTGCTGTGGTATCTTGCCCGCCATGCCGACCGCATCGTCACCCACCAGCAATTGCTGCGCGAGGTGTGGGGGCCGGCGCAGGAGCACGAGACGCACTATCTGCGCGTCTACATCCGCCATTTGCGCCAAAAGCTGGGCGACGATTCCAGCCATCCCCGCTACATCGGCAACGAACCCGGCGTCGGCTATCGGCTGCTCGTTCCGCCCGATCCCGCGTAA